A window of Leclercia adecarboxylata contains these coding sequences:
- a CDS encoding HlyC/CorC family transporter, with product MEHISTTTLIVTLIVMVVISAYFSGSETGMMTLNRYRLRHRAKQGNRAARRVEKLLRKPDRLISLVLIGNNLVNILASALGTIVGMRLYGNAGVAIATGVLTFVVLVFAEVLPKTIAALYPEKVAYPSSFLLAPMLVLMMPLVWLLNGVTRVLMRMVGIKADGVVSSALSKDELRTIVHESRSQISRRNQDMLLSVLDLEKISVDDIMVPRNEIVGIDINDDWKAIVRQLTHSPHGRIVLYRDSLDDTISMLRVREAYRLMTEKKEFTKEVMLRAADEIYYIPEGTPLSTQLIKFQRNKKKVGLVVDEYGDIQGLVTVEDILEEIVGDFTTSMSPTLAEEVTPLNDGSVLIDGSANVRELNKAFNWQMPEEEARTINGMILEALEEIPAAGTRVRIGQYDIDILDVQDNMIKQVKVVPVKPLRESIAE from the coding sequence CTGGAACACATCTCCACTACCACGCTGATCGTTACCCTGATCGTCATGGTAGTTATCTCGGCCTATTTCTCCGGCTCAGAGACCGGCATGATGACGCTGAACCGTTACCGGTTACGTCATCGCGCCAAACAGGGTAACCGCGCCGCTCGTCGTGTAGAAAAACTGCTGCGTAAGCCGGATCGCCTGATAAGCCTGGTGCTTATCGGCAACAACCTCGTCAATATCCTCGCCTCCGCGCTGGGCACCATTGTCGGCATGCGTCTGTACGGCAACGCCGGGGTCGCTATCGCCACCGGGGTGCTGACGTTTGTGGTGTTGGTCTTTGCCGAAGTGTTACCGAAGACCATCGCTGCCCTCTATCCTGAGAAGGTCGCCTATCCCAGCAGCTTCCTGCTGGCGCCGATGCTCGTTTTGATGATGCCGCTGGTGTGGCTGTTAAACGGTGTGACCCGGGTGCTGATGCGCATGGTGGGTATCAAAGCGGATGGGGTGGTCAGCAGTGCGCTGAGCAAAGATGAACTGCGCACCATTGTGCATGAGTCGCGCTCGCAAATCTCCCGCCGCAATCAGGATATGCTGCTCTCGGTGCTGGATCTGGAGAAGATCAGCGTGGACGACATCATGGTGCCGCGCAATGAGATCGTCGGTATCGACATTAACGATGACTGGAAAGCCATTGTCCGCCAGCTGACCCACTCTCCGCACGGCCGCATCGTGCTGTACCGGGATTCACTGGACGACACCATCAGCATGCTGCGCGTGCGCGAGGCCTATCGTCTGATGACCGAGAAAAAAGAGTTCACCAAAGAGGTGATGCTGCGCGCGGCGGATGAGATCTACTACATCCCGGAAGGCACACCGCTCAGCACCCAGCTGATTAAATTCCAGCGTAATAAAAAGAAAGTAGGCCTGGTGGTCGATGAGTATGGCGATATCCAGGGCCTGGTGACGGTAGAGGATATTCTGGAGGAGATTGTCGGCGACTTTACCACCTCCATGTCCCCTACCCTTGCCGAAGAAGTCACACCGCTAAACGACGGCTCGGTGCTGATTGACGGGAGCGCGAACGTCCGTGAACTCAATAAAGCCTTTAACTGGCAGATGCCGGAAGAGGAAGCCCGGACCATTAACGGCATGATTCTGGAAGCGCTGGAGGAGATCCCGGCGGCAGGCACGCGGGTGCGGATTGGTCAGTATGATATTGATATTCTGGACGTGCAGGACAATATGATTAAGCAGGTGAAGGTCGTGCCGGTGAAACCGCTCAGGGAGAGCATTGCGGAGTAA
- the grpE gene encoding nucleotide exchange factor GrpE — MSSKEQKTPEGQAPEEIITEQHEEVEAVEPEAGAEQVDPRDEKIANLEAQLTEAQNRERDGILRIKAEMENLRRRTELDVEKAHKFALEKFVNELLPVIDSLDRALEVADKANPDMAPMVEGIELTLKSMLDVVKKFGVEVVADTNVPMDPNVHQAIAMVESEEVAAGNVLMVMQKGYTLNGRTIRAAMVSVAKAKA; from the coding sequence ATGAGTAGTAAAGAACAGAAAACGCCTGAGGGGCAAGCCCCGGAAGAAATTATCACGGAGCAGCACGAAGAGGTTGAGGCTGTAGAGCCTGAGGCCGGTGCTGAGCAGGTGGATCCGCGCGATGAAAAAATTGCGAATCTGGAAGCTCAGTTAACTGAAGCCCAGAACCGCGAGCGCGATGGCATCCTGCGTATCAAGGCAGAGATGGAAAACCTGCGTCGTCGTACCGAGCTGGACGTTGAAAAGGCGCATAAATTTGCGCTGGAAAAATTTGTCAACGAACTGCTGCCGGTTATCGACAGCCTGGATCGTGCCCTGGAAGTAGCGGATAAAGCGAACCCGGATATGGCGCCGATGGTTGAAGGGATTGAGCTGACGCTGAAATCCATGCTCGACGTGGTGAAGAAGTTTGGCGTGGAAGTGGTAGCCGATACCAACGTGCCGATGGATCCGAACGTGCATCAGGCGATTGCGATGGTGGAGTCTGAAGAGGTTGCTGCCGGTAACGTACTGATGGTGATGCAGAAAGGTTATACCCTGAACGGCCGTACCATTCGCGCGGCGATGGTCTCCGTGGCGAAAGCTAAGGCGTAA